In the Nicotiana tabacum cultivar K326 chromosome 16, ASM71507v2, whole genome shotgun sequence genome, one interval contains:
- the LOC107831388 gene encoding heat stress transcription factor B-3, producing MMVVLEEVQSDEKSLLLEYVRKSSPSPFLLKTYMLVEDPATDDVVSWNSDGTAFVVWQPAEFARDLLPTLFKHSNFSSFVRQLNTYGFRKIATSRWEFSNDKFRKGERDLLCDIRRRKAWTNRHQPNNNNSNNNNINNGQSQCANSNKKETEEDQRSSSSTSSSSELTILVDENKRLKMENGVLSSELSVMKNKCKELIDIVTIFAKNPEKEEKKQQDERPMLFGVRLEVQEEMERKRKRAELTETASVFLSQLCK from the exons atgatggtGGTATTAGAAGAAGTTCAAAGTGATGAGAAGAGTTTGTTATTAGAATATGTGAGGAAGTCATCGCCGTCACCTTTTCTGCTGAAAACGTACATGTTGGTGGAGGATCCGGCGACGGACGATGTCGTTTCTTGGAATTCCGATGGGACGGCGTTTGTTGTGTGGCAGCCGGCGGAATTTGCTAGAGATTTACTTCCAACTCTCTTCAAACATAGCAACTTCTCCAGCTTTGTCCGGCAGCTCAATACCTAT GGTTTCCGTAAAATAGCAACAAGCCGGTGGGAGTTCAGTAATGACAAGTTTAGAAAGGGAGAAAGAGATTTACTATGTGATATTCGTCGTAGAAAAGCATGGACAAACAGACACCAACCAAACAACaataatagcaacaacaacaatattaatAACGGACAGAGTCAATGTGCGAACAGTAACAAGAAAGAAACAGAAGAAGATCAAAGGTCAtcgtcatcaacatcatcatcatctgaaCTTACAATTCTTGTGGATGAAAATAAAAGACTCAAGATGGAAAATGGAGTCCTTAGCTCTGAGCTTTCAGTAATGAAAAACAAGTGCAAAGAATTAATTGATATAGTTACCATTTTTGCTAAAAAtccagagaaagaagaaaaaaagcaaCAAGATGAGAGGCCAATGCTATTTGGAGTAAGGTTAGAAGTTCAAGAAGAAATGGAAAGGAAGAGAAAAAGAGCTGAACTTACTGAAACAGCCAGTGTTTTTCTCTCTCAATTATGcaaataa